CATATCTTGCAGTCGTAGGCATTGTTTTTATTGAGCCATACATTCATAATGTTGTAATCTTTAAAAATAAAATTGCCGAAATCATCTGGAAAATGTTCTCGGTATCAATTGCAGCACAAATAGCTACTTTCCCGCTCGGAATATTTTATTTTCATCAGTTTCCGAATTATTTTCTTGTTTCAAATCTTATTGTTATTCCGCTGAGCACTATTGTTATTTATCTTGCAATAGCTGTTATTGTTTCATCTCCGCTTCATTTAATTTCTTTTTATCTTGCAAAAGCATTGGCATTTTTCACTTTGCTGATGAACAATGTGATTTTTTATATTGAGCATTTACCATTTTCAAAATTTTACGGCATGTATATAAATTCATCCGAAACATTGATTTTATACCTGATAATTTCTTTTATCCTTTCTTTTATAATTCTGAAAAGACCTGTATTTGCAAACATAACCATGGCTTTGCTTGCTATTTTTATTTTATTCACACTAATTGAAAGATTTGAAAATTTAAAGAAAAAAGAATTTGTGGTTTATTCCATAAACAAAACTTCTGCAATAGGTTTTGTTGATAAAAATAAAAATATTCTGTTATCAAATTTTAAAACAAACGAAGCCGGCAATTTTTCTTATCATCTCTCAAATCATTGGAATAAGCTGGGTTATAAAAAACCTGATACTTCAATAAATTTATCAGCAGGGTTAAAATATTTTTCTGATAATTTTTTTATTTATAATAATTGCATTCAATATTATGATAAAAAAATAATGATTATAAATAATAAAGATTATGATTTTTCAGGCGATAAAAAATTAACATTCGATTATGCAGTAATAACAGGTAATTCAAAAATTAAAATAAAAGATATACTTTCAAAAATAAACGTTAAAACAATTATTATTGATTCATCAAATTCACTTTATAAAACAAAAAAATGGCTCGAAGAATGTGAAAAGTTTCAAATTGCTTGTCATGCCGTTTCACTTGACAAAGCTTTTGTGATTGAGCTTTAAATAATTTAGTCATTGGTCATTAAGTCATTAGTAAAACTTCGATATTCAAAATTCGATGTTCGGTATTCGACATTTACAAATCAACAAACTTTATTTGCTAAATTATTAATTGTTTTTATTTTCTGATTGTAAAATAAAAATAATAAATTAATTTTACTGAAAATAATTATTTATTGTCCGACTAAAATAAGTAGTAAAAAGAATTTTTTTAAAATAAGTAAAAAACACTCATATAAAATTTGGACTAAAGTCCAAAAGGTGTTTTTTTGAGTAGCCACGACCTTAAGGTCGTGGCAATAAAACACAGCACAAACGGGCTTTAGCCCTAAAATAATATTTTTTAACCGGACAATAGTATAAAATAACCTGATTCTATATAACTTTTTGTATGGATAAAAATAAAAACACCACAAATTCACAGCTCAAAAATATTTCTGAAAGTAAATACTTAAAAGGAAAATTACCTTTACTTTGGCTTGCAATAGCGATTTTTTTGGTCTTTTCGAAATCTCTGTTTTTTGATTATATTTACTTTGATGACAACCTGCTGATAAAAGAAAATCTTTTTAACCTGAAGAAAATTTCATACATTAGCCATGCTTTCAAAGAAGATGTTTTTAATTTAAACGGACAGGGGTCATATTACCGTCCTGTTTTTACAGTAACACTGATTTTAGATGCAATTATAGGAAACGGAAATTTCGGATGGTTTCATTTTACAAATATTATACTGCATATTATTGCTTCTTATTTTGTATTTCTTTTATTTCTCGAACTTAGTTATCGGAGAAAAAAATCATTTATTTTCAGTTTTATTTTTGCACTTCATCCTATAATTACACAGGCAGTTGTGTGGATTCCCGGAAGAAACGACAGTTTGCTTGCGGTTTTTCTACTGCCATCAATAATTTATTTTATCAAATACTTAAAAACAAATTCGGTTAAATATATTTTTCTTCATTTAATATTTTTCATATTGGCAATTCTGACAAAAGAAACTGCTGTTATTTTTATTCTTATCGGCGGCTTTTATTCATATTTCATTCTTAAAAAGTCTTCAAAAAAATATTTGCTGTTATATTCAGCGTGGATTCCTGTGCTGGCTCTCTGGTACATTGTCAGAAAATTTGCTATGTGTATAAACCCCGAAGTATCATTCCTGGAAATAATTAAAACTATTCCCGGAATATTTTCCTATTTGGGAAAAATAATTTTCCCTTTTAATCTTTCCGTTCTTCCTGTTATGGAAGATATTTATTTTTCAATTATAATCGGAATTATTGCAACTTTAATTTTAATTTATTTTATTAATAAAGATAAAGAAAAACGATTGAACTTTTTATTTCTGGGAATTTTGTGGTTTGTATGTTTTCTTGTTCCTTCCTTTTTAATAAAATTTACAAATGATGTGGTTTTCTCCGAACATAGAGCTTACATTCCTTTAATAGGAGTGTTAATAATGCTTATGGAAATTAGATTACCTGTAAAAGCTGATTCTACTGATAAAAATCTTAAAACGGTTTCATTTATTGTTATAATCATACTTGCAGCTACATCATTCATATATAGTTTAAAATTTAAAGATAAATTCACATTCTGGGAAAATGCAGTAAAAACATCGCCTTCAAATTCTTTTAACTACACCAATATAGGTTCGCTATATTGCAAAGATGAAAAATATGAAATTGCAGAAAATTATTTAAAGGAAGCATTGAAGATTCACGAAAATGATTTTCTCGCTAATACCAATCTTGGTTATATTTGCATGAAAACCCATCGTGATAAGGAAGCGCAACAATATTTTCTGAAAGAAATTAAATATAATCCTAATTGCAGCGATGCATATTTATTTTTAGGATTGCTGTATATGAGAAGCGCAAATAATCCCGATTCCATTGCAATTATCTGCTGGAAGAAAGCAATTGAAATTAACCCTCACAAAAGTGATGCCTATTATGAACTGGCGTTATATTATACATTTAAAAGAAATAATGAAGCACTTGAAGAGCTGAAGAAGAAATCTTCAAAATATTTAATAGACCAGCAAATATTTAAAACCTGCGAAGATAAAATCCGGAATTTCAGAAAACACGGAACTTTGAAATAAATTACGAAGTGGTGAAGTAATGAATTTGAGAATTTGAGAGAGTTTTGTAAATTCGCAAAAAGATAAAATAATCCAATTATGGAAATTGCAAAAAAATTCGACCCCGCCTTGTTTGAAGATAAATGGTATAAATACTGGACAGAAAAAGGTTTTTTTAAATCTGTTCCCGATGCGAAAAAACCATACACAATAGTTATTCCTCCACCAAATGTTACAGGTGTTTTGCACATGGGACACATTTTAAATAATACTATTCAGGACATTTTAATAAGAAGAGCACGCATGCAGGGGAAAAATGCCTGCTGGGTTCCGGGAACCGACCATGCTTCAATTGCAACAGAAGCAAGAGTCGTAGCAAAATTAAAAAATGAAGGCATTGAAAAATCAAATTTAACAAGAGATGAATTTTTGAAACATGCATGGGAATGGACTCATAAACACGGCGGAATAATTCTCGAACAACTTAAAAAACTTGGTGCCTCGTGCGATTGGGAAAGAACAAAATTTACGATGGACGATGATATGTCCGAATCGGTTATTGATGTTTTTATTGATTTACACAAAAAAGGATTTATTTACAGAGGTGTTAGAATGGTTAACTGGGACCCTAAAGCTCTTACTGCAATTTCAGATGAAGAAGTAAATCACAAAGAAGTAAAATCAAAACTTTATTATGTTCGTTATAAAATTGATGGCACAAATGATGAATGGCTGTCAATTGCAACAACACGTCCCGAAACAATACTCGGTGATAGTGCCGTTTGCGTTCACCCCGATGATGAGAGATACAAAAAACTAAAAGGAAAAAATGTAATTGTTCCATTAATAAACCGCAAAATTCCTGTTATATTTGATGAATATGTTGACATGAGTTTTGGAACAGGAGCATTAAAAATTACACCTGCTCACGATATTAACGATTATAATCTTGGCATTAAGCACAAACTTAAATCAATAGATATTTTCAATGATAACGGAACTCTCAACGAGAATGCAGAAATTTTTATAGGTGAAGACAGATTTACAGCACGCGAAAAAGTTGTAGAAGAATTAAAACAAAAAGAACATTTAGTAAAAGTTGAAGAAATCACAAATAATATAGGTTTTTCGGAACGTACCGACGAAATTATAGAACCAAAACTTTCGCTCCAATGGTTTTGTGATATTACCAAAATAGCAAAACCAGCACTCGAAGTAGTTGAAAACAACAAAGTTAGAATTCATCCTTCAAAATATAAAAACACTTATCGCCACTGGATGGAGAATATTCACAACTGGTGCATTTCGCGTCAATTATGGTGGGGACACAGAATACCTGCATATTACCTGCCCGATGGCGAAATTATTATTGCCAAAACAAAAGAAGATGCCTTTAAAATAGCGAAAAATAAAAATGCAAATATTAAAATCGAGAATTTAAAACAAGATGAAGATGTTCTTGATACATGGTTTTCGTCATGGCTATGGCCAATTTCTGTGTTCGACGGAATAAGAAAGCCAAATAATAATGATATTAAATATTATTATCCGACTGATGTTTTAATTTCTGCTCCTGATATTCTTTTCTTCTGGATTGCACGAATGATAATGGCTGGCATTGAATACAGAAAAGATATTCCATTTAAGGATGTGTATATAACAGGAATGGTTAGAGATAAGCAAGGGCGGAAAATGTCGAAATCGCTTGGTAATTCACCCGAGCCGATGGAACTGATAAAACAATACGGAGCCGATGGTGTTCGTGTTGGAATGATGCTTTGTTCTCCTGCCGGCAACGACTTGCTTTTCGATGAAGGACTTTTGGAGCAGGGTAGAAATTTTTCAAATAAAATATGGAACGCATTTCGCCTGATAAAAGGATGGGAAGTTGACGGAAACATTCAACAACCTGGTTATTCAAAAGTAGCGGTTGAATGGTTTGAGGCAAAATTCAATGAAAGCATTGAAACAGTAAATTCTCATTTTGAAAAATACAGAATTTCCGAGGCATTGATGATAATGTACAAATTGATGTGGGATGATTTTTGTTCATGGTATCTGGAAATGATTAAACCGGCATATCAACAGCCAATTGATAAGAAAACTTACGATTCAACAATTGAAATTTTTGAAAAGCTACTAAAATTTTTACATCCCTTCATGCCTTTTATTACAGAGGAAATATGGCATTTAATAAAAGAAAGAACAACTCAAGATTGTATAATTATTTCCAGATTGCCCGATGTTGAAAAATACAAAAAAGAAATTATTGATGATTTTGAATATGTAAAAGAAATTATTGTTTCTGTAAGAAATATACGACAGAGCAATAATATTTCTTTTAAAGAAAAAATAGAACTGAAAATTAAAAAAACTTCTTCAACTTTCGATTTAAAATATTTTGAGGAATTAATCATTAAGCTTTTAAATCTGACTCAAATAAATTATGTAGAGGAAAAACCTCAGGGAGTAATATCATTCCTTGTTAAATCAGATGAATTTTATATTCCGTTTAATATAACAGGTGATGTTGAATCTGAAATAAAAAAACTTAAAGAGGAAGTTTATTATCTGGAGGGGTTTTTAAATTTAGTGAATAAGAAACTTAATAATGAAAAATTCGTAAAAAACGCAAAAGTTGAAATAATAGAAACAGAACAAAGAAAAAAAGCCGATGCAGAATTAAAAATCAGCGTAATTAAAGAAAAAATAAAAAACTTTGAAAAAAAGTAAAAAATGTCAGAAGCATTAGATATAGTAGGTGAACCCAAAAAAATAATTTTTAAAAGAGTTGTTAACTCGGGTATTTTATTTGCTTTGTCTTTTATTTCAATAAATTTTATCCAGAATTTGGTTAGTGCTATTATTGGTGAATTCTATAATTTAAGCCCGATTTTATTTTTTTCTCATGTAAAATATACAAATAAAATTATTTTTAACCACTATTCTATTTTTATCAATTATTTATCAGGACCTTTTACTTGTTTAATAATAGCGGTTTTGTCGTTCAGATTTTTCAATGCTTTAAAAAGAACAGGCGGACTTTTAAAAGTATTTTTTCTTTGGCTGGGAATAATCGGCTATGTGATGTTTTTTGGGCAATTCGCAATAACTTTAGTTTTTCCCGAAAGACATGTGGGTTCAATTTATAATTTTTTTGATATTAGTATAACTTATGAAGTAATTTCTATTCTGGCTTCCTTTTCAAGCATGGCAGTTTTGGGCATTAATATTTCAAAGTATTTTATGTATTTGTCGCATACCCGCTATTATATAAAACACAGCAGCACAAGACAGGAATTCGTAATGCAAACCGGTATTTTATCATGGATATTAGGATTTGTATTATGTTTTCTTTTTTATATACCATTCCATAATTTTTTCATTATATTAATGCTTATTTTTAATGGTATTGTTGTTGGTGTTGTTTATTTTTTCTCAAAAAATAAAAGCAACAAGTCCGTACACATATCCCGAAATCAGTCATTTTCTAAAATTTCAGTAAAAATAATTTATGTACTTGTTATAATGTGGATAATCTTTCATCTCACTCTTGCTAATGGAATAGCCATATAGTGTTGTGTTAAATATAAAATGACGTGAAGGCGAAGTTAGAAAAATCGAAAATGCCAAGCGTACAACTTCCAGCTTCATTAAATACAACAAAATATATTTAACTTATTCTTAAGAGTTTATTTTTTTATAAGCTATCAGCTTATCATAAAGAGTTCCTGGTTGGCGGTAATATACGTAAATACAATACTGATTTTCTGTTTCATAGTACGAACCTTCAATATATGATTCGTCGGCAGTTTTATTGTTGTTTTTCAAAAGCACATAAATATAATTATAGTATCCCTGTTTAAGATATAAAGTAGCTTCATAAAGATTTCTTTTGGGATTATATTTCATTTGCGATTCTTTTGAAAATTTCCAGCTTGTCAATCCACCAAATAAATACACATTTCCTTGTAATTCCAAAGGATTGTACTGCAGGCAAAAATGAACATAAGTATAATCTGCTTCAACTTCGCTGTTCCCTCTGTCCTGATTTATAATTGAAAATTTTCCGTCTATATCATTAAATGAAAGATGTGTTTTTCCCGAACGTTTCACATCACAGAGAAGGTAAACTTGATTTCCGAGCGAGTCGTAGGTTATTTTTCTGATATTTACAGATTGGTATACTAAGCTTCTTATATCAACTTGTCTGAATTCGTTGCCAGCAATAAATGTATTTCCTTTTTCATAATCATATATCAGTTCATTGCCTCTAATAAAAAGTGGTTTCAGATTCCTGATTGCATTATCCCATCTGTCGTTTTGAGTAATTACGATATTCAAATCGGTTAAAGGATTATTTATTAAATATGAACCTGTTTTAATAACAAAATCCACTTCGTGTCTCGAATCCCTGTATTCAATGGAAGTTGCCCGCTTTACATTTACTTCAACTGTTACTAAAGGTTCTACAAGCATAAATCTGCGGGTGATTATTGTATTTTCTTTATCATTTTCGAGATATACTTTCAATAAGTAATTTCCTGATTTTGTGAGCATAAGATTTTCATTCGGAAATGTAAAGCTATAATGTGTATATTTCTGAATTGTATTAACGGAATAGCTGTAATTTCTAATATTATCTTCGGTAAATCCGTCAATATATTCAAGGGCTTGCATATTTGAGGGTTGCCAGTTTGCATTGCAATGAATTACGGTATAAGAATAATTTTTTAAATCGCCATCGAGGTCATCAAAACTTAATTTTAATTTTTCTGTTCCGTTAAGTTCAATTATTGGGGGCGAAAACTCCCATGTCTCCTGATTCAGCAAAACTGTTCTAATATTGCTTTTATAAACATAGTCGTCATAATGAAAATAATCTTTTTTATAATATTCGGTTGTGTCGGTTTGCGCTTTACAGCATAAACAAAGTAAAAATATTAAAATTGTAAAATTAAATTTATGTATTTTCAACATCGTAGTATATTAGTTTTCGACAAAACTACAAACTATAAACTATAAACTGAAAACTATTTTTAAATGTCTCCGTTTTCAATTTTCAGAATTATTTCTTCAATGGCTTTATCTTCACCGAAAGGGTCATATTCATATTTAAGATTATTTTCAAAAATACGGGCTAAGGTTTGCCAGAATATTGCCTGAATAGCTCCTCTGAATTCTTTGATAATCTGATATGAAGTTTTTCCTGTTTCTCTGTCAATAAGTTTAACAAGAATTTTTCCCTGCGAATAGGTGAGGTCTCTTATATCTTTTTCAAACTGAGCTTTCAATGCATTTTCGGCATTTTTCATCAATATTTTTTTGCTTCTTTCATCTTTTATGTGAATCAGAATTGCTTCATATTCTTTCATTTTTACACCTGCTATTTTTGCAAGCGGATATACTCTTTTAACATTTCTAACAAGCCGGTCCCATTGTCTTTTTTCTTTATTGGTTTTAAAAATTTTATTTCCAAATATTTTTATTTCTGTGAGTTCGACATAAGGAATAGTATCGCCATCAATTACAATTGCTTTAACTTTTATTCCTCCTGCTATTTTTTCCTGAGCATCAGTACTTTCGCATCTGAGGAGTAATAAAAAAAAGATTGGTATGAAAATAATTTTATTCACAATAAACTTTATTATACATACAAATATATAAAACAACAACTATACCATTAAATTTTCAATCATTTTTAAACTGACGGAGTGACTCAAAGTCACTCCGTCAGTTAATCATTTCTACCGTTAACTGATTCATTGCTGCCGTTAACTTATTTGTGCTTTGAAAACCATTTAAAATGTATTATTTTTACAATAATTTAATAACGGTTTTATGTAAAATTCATCAAAAAATTTTTTATTAAAACAATTTTTATATATTTGCTATCCTAAAAATTTGTAAAAAAATAAAGTAAATAAAATAATTTAATAACCTTAAAATTTTAAAAAATGGCTAAAAACAAAAGTAATCAGGGACAAAGTTTAAAAGAAACATTGCAATCAGCTTTTGCGATGTCATCTATTGTAATAGCATTAGTTATTGCATGGATTGTTTTTAAATACATAATGGGTAATCCGGCGAATTTTCAAGATGGTAATCCTGAAGGAAATCCATTGCCAGGAAACTATTTAGCTATTATATATAAAGGAGGAATGATAGTTCCACTATTAATCTCTCTTTTAATTATATTAATAACTTTTTCAATAGAAAGATTTATAATGATTTCCAAGGCAAAAGGAAAATCGAATTTAAATGTTTTTGTAAAAAATATACAGAATTTATTGAATGATAATAAAATTGAAGAAGCATTAATAGAATGCGACAAACAAAAAGGTTCATTAGCTAACATTGTTAAAGCTTGTTTGTCAAAATACAGAGATTTGCAAAATGACGAGAGTTTATCAAAAGAGCAAAAAATATTAGCGATGCAAAAGGAATGGGATGAGTCAGCAGCACTTGAATTACCAATGCTTTCTAAAAATCTTGTTATTCTTTCAACTATTGCTTCTATTGCTGTGTTAATAGGTCTTATTGGTACGGTATTAGGAATGATTAGAGCATTTGCCGCTCTTGCACAAGCTGG
This is a stretch of genomic DNA from Bacteroidales bacterium. It encodes these proteins:
- a CDS encoding valine--tRNA ligase; protein product: MEIAKKFDPALFEDKWYKYWTEKGFFKSVPDAKKPYTIVIPPPNVTGVLHMGHILNNTIQDILIRRARMQGKNACWVPGTDHASIATEARVVAKLKNEGIEKSNLTRDEFLKHAWEWTHKHGGIILEQLKKLGASCDWERTKFTMDDDMSESVIDVFIDLHKKGFIYRGVRMVNWDPKALTAISDEEVNHKEVKSKLYYVRYKIDGTNDEWLSIATTRPETILGDSAVCVHPDDERYKKLKGKNVIVPLINRKIPVIFDEYVDMSFGTGALKITPAHDINDYNLGIKHKLKSIDIFNDNGTLNENAEIFIGEDRFTAREKVVEELKQKEHLVKVEEITNNIGFSERTDEIIEPKLSLQWFCDITKIAKPALEVVENNKVRIHPSKYKNTYRHWMENIHNWCISRQLWWGHRIPAYYLPDGEIIIAKTKEDAFKIAKNKNANIKIENLKQDEDVLDTWFSSWLWPISVFDGIRKPNNNDIKYYYPTDVLISAPDILFFWIARMIMAGIEYRKDIPFKDVYITGMVRDKQGRKMSKSLGNSPEPMELIKQYGADGVRVGMMLCSPAGNDLLFDEGLLEQGRNFSNKIWNAFRLIKGWEVDGNIQQPGYSKVAVEWFEAKFNESIETVNSHFEKYRISEALMIMYKLMWDDFCSWYLEMIKPAYQQPIDKKTYDSTIEIFEKLLKFLHPFMPFITEEIWHLIKERTTQDCIIISRLPDVEKYKKEIIDDFEYVKEIIVSVRNIRQSNNISFKEKIELKIKKTSSTFDLKYFEELIIKLLNLTQINYVEEKPQGVISFLVKSDEFYIPFNITGDVESEIKKLKEEVYYLEGFLNLVNKKLNNEKFVKNAKVEIIETEQRKKADAELKISVIKEKIKNFEKK
- a CDS encoding DUF5103 domain-containing protein is translated as MLKIHKFNFTILIFLLCLCCKAQTDTTEYYKKDYFHYDDYVYKSNIRTVLLNQETWEFSPPIIELNGTEKLKLSFDDLDGDLKNYSYTVIHCNANWQPSNMQALEYIDGFTEDNIRNYSYSVNTIQKYTHYSFTFPNENLMLTKSGNYLLKVYLENDKENTIITRRFMLVEPLVTVEVNVKRATSIEYRDSRHEVDFVIKTGSYLINNPLTDLNIVITQNDRWDNAIRNLKPLFIRGNELIYDYEKGNTFIAGNEFRQVDIRSLVYQSVNIRKITYDSLGNQVYLLCDVKRSGKTHLSFNDIDGKFSIINQDRGNSEVEADYTYVHFCLQYNPLELQGNVYLFGGLTSWKFSKESQMKYNPKRNLYEATLYLKQGYYNYIYVLLKNNNKTADESYIEGSYYETENQYCIYVYYRQPGTLYDKLIAYKKINS
- a CDS encoding DUF4294 domain-containing protein produces the protein MNKIIFIPIFFLLLLRCESTDAQEKIAGGIKVKAIVIDGDTIPYVELTEIKIFGNKIFKTNKEKRQWDRLVRNVKRVYPLAKIAGVKMKEYEAILIHIKDERSKKILMKNAENALKAQFEKDIRDLTYSQGKILVKLIDRETGKTSYQIIKEFRGAIQAIFWQTLARIFENNLKYEYDPFGEDKAIEEIILKIENGDI
- a CDS encoding MotA/TolQ/ExbB proton channel family protein, whose product is MAKNKSNQGQSLKETLQSAFAMSSIVIALVIAWIVFKYIMGNPANFQDGNPEGNPLPGNYLAIIYKGGMIVPLLISLLIILITFSIERFIMISKAKGKSNLNVFVKNIQNLLNDNKIEEALIECDKQKGSLANIVKACLSKYRDLQNDESLSKEQKILAMQKEWDESAALELPMLSKNLVILSTIASIAVLIGLIGTVLGMIRAFAALAQAGSPDALALATGISEALINTAFGISGSTLAIILYNFFSTKIDALTYKMDEAGFSLVQTFAAQTKR